One region of Primulina tabacum isolate GXHZ01 chromosome 17, ASM2559414v2, whole genome shotgun sequence genomic DNA includes:
- the LOC142530884 gene encoding zeta-carotene desaturase, chloroplastic/chromoplastic has protein sequence MAASASLCFPAYSNRGGLAGFSSGRRVSTQMTPRGLTVRSDLDSNVSDMSVNAPKGLFPPEPEHYRGPKLKVAIIGAGLAGMSTAVELLDQGHEVDIYESRSFIGGKVGSFVDRKGNHIEMGLHVFFGCYNNLFRLMKKVGADKNLLVKEHSHTFVNKGGEIGELDFRFPVGAPLHGIRAFLTTNQLKTYDKARNAVALALSPVVRALVDPNGAMNDIRNLDNISFSDWFLSKGGTRMSIQRMWDPVAYALGFIDCDNISARCMLTIFSLFATKTEASLLRMLKGSPDVYLSGPIKKYIMDKGGRFHLRWGCREVLYDRLPDEGVYVTGLAVSKATQKKIVKADAYVVACDVPGIKRLVPRNWREWEFFDNIFKLVGVPVVTVQLRYNGWVTELRDLERARQLRQAAGLDNLLYTPDADFSCFADLALTSPEDYYLEGQGSLLQCVLTPGDPYMPLLNDEIIKRVSKQVLSLFPSSQGLEVTWSSVVKIGQSLYREGPGKDPFRPDQKTPVKNFFLAGSFTKQDYIDSMEGATLSGRQASAYICGAGEELTALRKAIAVVEMEKAGAATIASDELTLA, from the exons ATGGCTGCTTCTGCTTCTCTTTGTTTCCCGGCCTACAGCAACCGAGGTGGGCTTGCGGGATTCAGCAGTGGCCGCCGTGTGTCGACTCAGATGACACCTCGGGGACTCACAGTTCGTTCGGATTTGGATTCGAATGTCTCTGACATGAGTGTCAATG CCCCAAAGGGTTTGTTTCCACCGGAACCAGAACACTATCGTGGACCCAAGCTGAAGGTGGCCATCATAGGAGCTGGGCTCGCAGGCATGTCCACGGCAGTCGAGCTTCTGGATCAAGGCCACGAG GTTGATATCTATGAATCGAGGTCATTCATTGGTGGAAAAGTAGGTTCCTTTGTTGACAGGAAGGGAAACCACATTGAGATGGGGCTGCATGTTTTTTTTGGTTGCTATAATAATCTCTTTCGCTTGATGAAAAAg GTGGGCGCTGATAAAAATCTCCTTGTGAAGGAACATTCTCACACTTTTGTTAACAAAGGGGGTGAAATTGGCG AACTTGATTTTCGTTTTCCGGTCGGAGCACCACTACATGGAATCCGTGCATTTCTGACAACAAATCAGCTCAAG ACTTATGATAAAGCAAGAAACGCTGTGGCTCTTGCTCTTAGTCCCGTTGTGAGGGCCCTTGTTGATCCCAATGGAGCAATGAATGACATACGTAACCTGGATAAT ATAAGCTTCTCTGATTGGTTCTTGTCCAAAGGAGGGACACGCATGAGTATCCAGAGGATGTGGGATCCTGTTGCTTATGCTTTGGGTTTCATCGACTGTGATAATATTAGTGCTCGTTGTATGCTGACTATATTTTCCCTTTTTGCTACTAAGACTGAGGCTTCCCTACTACGCATGCTTAAAGGTTCCCCAGATGTTTATTTGAGTGGCCCCATCAAAAAGTATATCATGGACAAGGGAGGAAG GTTCCATCTAAGATGGGGGTGCAGGGAAGTTCTTTATGATAGATTGCCTGATGAAGGTGTCTATGTAACAGGCCTTGCCGTGTCTAAG GCTACTCAAAAGAAAATTGTAAAAGCTGATGCTTATGTTGTAG CTTGTGATGTCCCTGGAATTAAAAGATTAGTTCCTCGGAATTGGAGGGAATGGGAATTCTTTGATAATATCTTTAAACTGGTTGGAGTGCCTGTCGTCACAGTTCAGCTTCGATATAATGGATGGGTTACAGAGTTGAGGGACTTGGAACGTGCAAG GCAACTAAGGCAAGCAGCAGGATTGGACAATCTCCTTTACACTCCAGATGCAGACTTCTCTTGCTTTGCAGACCTTGCACTCACATCTCCTGAAGATTATTATCTTGAGGGCCAAGGATCGTTGCTCCA ATGTGTACTCACACCTGGGGATCCTTACATGCCCCTGCTAAATGATGAAATTATAAAAAGGGTTTCAAAGCAG GTTTTGTCTCTTTTTCCATCTTCCCAAGGTCTCGAAGTCACGTGGTCATCAGTAGTCAAAATCGGACAGTCTTTATATCGTGAAGGACCCGGTAAAGATCCATTCAGGCCTGACCAGAAGACTCCAGTAAAAAACTTCTTCCTCGCTggctccttcacaaaacag GATTACATAGACAGCATGGAAGGAGCCACCTTGTCTGGCAGACAAGCTTCTGCTTATATATGCGGTGCAGGGGAAGAGTTGACAGCATTACGAAAGGCTATTGCCGTCGTCGAAATGGAAAAGGCTGGAGCTGCTACTATTGCATCTGATGAGTTGACCCttgcataa